A part of Roseofilum casamattae BLCC-M143 genomic DNA contains:
- a CDS encoding DUF2283 domain-containing protein, translating into MKIQYFSDTDTLYLEFNNSNIVDTQELDEATLLEFDDRGNLCAITLEHASERANITNLIAEGIAA; encoded by the coding sequence ATGAAAATCCAATACTTTTCAGATACAGATACCTTATATCTGGAATTCAATAACTCTAATATTGTTGATACTCAAGAACTGGACGAGGCAACTTTATTGGAATTTGACGATCGCGGTAATCTTTGTGCTATTACCCTAGAACATGCTAGCGAAAGAGCCAATATTACGAATCTGATTGCTGAAGGTATTGCAGCGTAA
- a CDS encoding alpha/beta hydrolase, with amino-acid sequence MLILGLFNGIRDRHQLRRHLIGDFTLKRFLKSAVFIYLFFAAYVFVAADSLIFLPPASSYTDTADIIKIASSEQAQISARYLPADNSPYTILFSHGNAEDLGTIAPILVTLRSLGLSVFAYDYQGYGTSSGKPSERAAYADINAAYTYLTQTLEIPPEQIIVYGRSVGGGPSTYLATREPIAGLILESTFTSAFRTVVPVPILPFDKFPNRRNLQKFPGPVLIIHGTEDESIPFTHGEQLLSLAPGPTQFLFVEDAGHNDVQWVAGDRYLVALQSFIKLVQQTPQYR; translated from the coding sequence ATGCTTATATTGGGATTATTTAATGGGATACGCGATCGCCACCAACTGCGCCGTCACCTAATCGGAGATTTTACCCTCAAGCGATTCCTAAAATCTGCGGTATTCATTTACTTATTCTTTGCGGCTTATGTGTTTGTCGCAGCCGATAGCCTCATTTTTCTGCCTCCTGCTTCTAGTTACACCGATACAGCAGACATTATTAAGATAGCGAGTAGCGAGCAAGCTCAAATTTCCGCCCGATATCTCCCGGCAGATAATAGCCCCTACACTATTCTTTTCAGCCATGGGAATGCAGAAGATTTGGGCACGATCGCTCCTATCTTAGTAACGTTGCGATCGCTGGGACTATCGGTGTTTGCCTACGACTATCAGGGATATGGGACGAGTAGTGGAAAACCATCAGAACGGGCAGCCTATGCAGACATTAATGCGGCCTATACTTACCTCACCCAGACCTTGGAAATTCCTCCCGAACAGATTATTGTCTATGGGCGTTCTGTGGGTGGAGGTCCGTCTACCTATCTAGCCACGCGAGAGCCGATCGCGGGTCTTATTCTAGAAAGTACTTTTACATCAGCATTTCGCACGGTTGTACCCGTTCCAATTTTACCCTTTGATAAATTTCCCAATCGCCGCAATCTACAGAAATTTCCGGGCCCCGTGTTAATTATTCATGGCACTGAGGACGAAAGTATTCCCTTTACTCACGGCGAACAATTATTGTCCCTAGCGCCCGGCCCCACTCAATTTTTATTTGTGGAGGATGCCGGACATAATGATGTGCAATGGGTGGCAGGCGATCGCTATCTTGTTGCGCTTCAATCATTTATTAAGCTTGTCCAACAGACTCCACAATATCGTTAA